TCTCATGTTACTATTGCTGCCTGGAGTAAAAAGTTCGCTCCTATATTTCAAAGTAGAGCTAATGAACTTAAACCTACTAATCTATCTGAATCTGATGAATGGCATACTGATGAAACAGTAGTTAAAATCAATGGCCAAAAACATTATTTATGGGCTATTTTAGACTCTGAAACTAGATTTGTACTCTCTTTTCATTTGTCACCTTATCGTGATTCTAGGCAAGCTTTTACTCTTTTTAATGATGCTAAAAAGAACTTTGAACAGCCCAACGCAATTGTCTCTGACCGTTACCATGCTTATAATGCAGCTACCAAAGCTATTTTTACAAAAGCAGAACATATTAAGGTTCAATCTTTTAAAGACGATATCTCAAATAATATCATTGAATCATTCTTTGGCACCTTTAAAAGCTGGGCTAAAAGACGCAGAGGATTTAATTCCTTTGCTTCTGCCAATCAATTAATTACTATGTTTATGTTCTTTTACAATTACATCAGACCACACTCTGGACTTAATGACTTGACTCCAGCTCAAGTAGCAGGAATTAAATACACTGA
The nucleotide sequence above comes from Sporohalobacter salinus. Encoded proteins:
- a CDS encoding IS6 family transposase, with product MTNSKVQCPRCHSKDLYKYGKDPHGNQKYQCKECKRQFAPKTLKTTKTRERKYPSCPKCGKATFLHHDYEYYSNLRCCDKKCNHSFIIPKPTSIADPSYTNLKGKTSFKGMRYPVHTILLTLYLYYLNQSSTREISKLLDCMFNIQVSHVTIAAWSKKFAPIFQSRANELKPTNLSESDEWHTDETVVKINGQKHYLWAILDSETRFVLSFHLSPYRDSRQAFTLFNDAKKNFEQPNAIVSDRYHAYNAATKAIFTKAEHIKVQSFKDDISNNIIESFFGTFKSWAKRRRGFNSFASANQLITMFMFFYNYIRPHSGLNDLTPAQVAGIKYTDQQRKTWLLTA